One segment of Mycolicibacterium sp. YH-1 DNA contains the following:
- a CDS encoding amino acid ABC transporter ATP-binding protein, protein MISMRGVNKHFGDLHVLKDIDFEVDRGQVVVVLGPSGSGKSTLCRTINRLEPIDSGTISIDGQQLPSEGRKLADLRSDVGMVFQSFNLFAHKTILENVTLAPMKVRKASKEQARAKAMELLERVGIANQKDKYPAQLSGGQQQRVAIARSLAMNPKVMLFDEPTSALDPEMINEVLSVMTSLAEEGMTMLVVTHEMGFARRASHRVVFMADGAIVEDATPEEFFSNPKSDRAKDFLGKILNH, encoded by the coding sequence TGACTTCGAGGTCGATCGCGGCCAGGTCGTGGTGGTGCTCGGGCCGTCCGGTTCGGGCAAGTCGACGTTGTGCCGGACGATCAATCGGCTGGAACCAATCGACTCCGGCACCATCTCGATCGACGGTCAACAGCTGCCGTCGGAGGGTCGCAAACTCGCCGACCTACGCAGCGACGTCGGCATGGTGTTCCAGTCGTTCAATCTGTTCGCGCACAAGACGATTCTCGAGAACGTCACGCTCGCCCCGATGAAGGTCCGCAAGGCCTCCAAGGAGCAGGCGCGGGCCAAGGCGATGGAATTGCTCGAGCGCGTCGGTATCGCCAACCAGAAGGACAAGTACCCGGCGCAGCTCTCGGGCGGCCAGCAGCAGCGCGTGGCCATCGCCCGGTCCCTGGCGATGAATCCCAAGGTCATGCTGTTCGACGAGCCCACCAGCGCGCTCGACCCAGAGATGATCAATGAGGTCCTCTCGGTGATGACGTCACTGGCCGAGGAGGGCATGACGATGCTCGTGGTCACCCACGAGATGGGCTTCGCGCGGCGGGCGTCACACCGTGTCGTCTTCATGGCCGACGGCGCGATTGTCGAGGACGCCACGCCCGAGGAGTTCTTCTCCAACCCCAAATCCGATCGCGCCAAGGACTTCCTCGGCAAGATTCTCAACCACTGA
- a CDS encoding glutamate ABC transporter substrate-binding protein, with protein MPLKTSTRTLRFRVAAAVAIAIALPLSLTACGGGGGSDEGKIVIGTKFDQPGLGLKNPDGTVTGFDVDVATYVAKELGYTPEQIEWKESPSSQRETLIQNDQVKFIAATYSITDARKEKVSFAGPYLVTGQSLLVRADNTDITGKDSLQNNKKLCSVSGSTPAQRIKDEYPGVQLQQYDTYSACVEALKNGAVDAVTTDEVILAGYAAQSPGTFKIVGEPFSEENYGIGLKKGDTELQTKINDAITKMEADGAWKAAFEKNLGPAGIPVPTPPTVDKN; from the coding sequence GTGCCACTCAAGACCTCCACCCGAACTCTGCGATTCCGGGTCGCCGCCGCCGTCGCGATCGCCATCGCCCTCCCCCTGTCGCTCACCGCGTGTGGGGGCGGAGGCGGATCCGACGAGGGCAAGATCGTCATCGGCACCAAGTTCGACCAGCCCGGTCTGGGCCTGAAGAACCCCGATGGCACCGTGACCGGGTTCGACGTCGATGTCGCCACCTACGTGGCCAAGGAACTGGGCTACACACCGGAGCAGATCGAGTGGAAGGAATCGCCCTCGAGCCAGCGGGAGACGCTGATCCAGAACGATCAGGTCAAGTTCATCGCCGCCACCTACTCCATCACCGACGCGCGTAAGGAGAAGGTGTCCTTCGCCGGGCCGTACCTGGTCACCGGCCAGAGCCTGCTGGTGCGTGCGGACAACACCGACATCACCGGCAAGGACTCGCTGCAGAACAACAAGAAGCTGTGCTCGGTGTCCGGATCTACTCCGGCACAGCGGATCAAGGACGAGTACCCCGGCGTGCAGCTGCAGCAGTACGACACCTACTCGGCGTGCGTCGAGGCCCTGAAGAACGGTGCCGTCGACGCGGTGACCACCGATGAGGTCATCCTCGCCGGCTACGCAGCCCAGAGCCCGGGCACGTTCAAGATCGTCGGCGAGCCGTTCTCCGAGGAGAACTACGGCATCGGCCTGAAGAAGGGCGACACCGAACTGCAGACCAAGATCAACGACGCCATCACGAAGATGGAGGCCGACGGCGCGTGGAAGGCCGCGTTCGAGAAGAACCTCGGGCCCGCCGGAATCCCGGTGCCCACTCCCCCGACTGTCGACAAGAACTGA
- a CDS encoding amino acid ABC transporter permease — protein sequence MEVFSEYRGQIFEAFWTTIQLTVYSAVGALILGTVLAALRLSPVPVLKWLGTAYVNVVRNTPLTLIILFCSFGLSQTLGLTLVDAQSMTSIEDSNFRLAVLGLTVYTAAFVCETVRSGVNTVPLGQAEAARSLGLTFGQNLRMILLPQAFRAVLIPLGSVLIALTKNTTIASAIGVAEAALLMKEMIENTAALLAIGTIFALGFVVLTLPLGLFFGWLGKRLAVVR from the coding sequence GTGGAGGTCTTCTCCGAGTATCGCGGCCAGATTTTCGAGGCGTTCTGGACCACGATTCAGTTGACGGTGTATTCGGCCGTGGGTGCGTTGATCCTCGGTACCGTGCTGGCCGCCCTGCGGCTGTCACCGGTGCCGGTGCTCAAGTGGCTCGGCACCGCCTACGTCAACGTGGTGCGGAACACTCCGCTGACCCTCATCATCCTGTTCTGCTCGTTCGGCCTGTCCCAGACGCTCGGCCTGACGCTGGTGGACGCGCAGTCGATGACCTCGATCGAGGACAGCAACTTCCGGCTCGCGGTGCTGGGCTTGACGGTCTACACGGCGGCGTTCGTGTGCGAGACGGTGCGGTCCGGGGTGAACACGGTGCCGCTGGGTCAAGCCGAGGCCGCCAGGTCGCTGGGCCTGACGTTCGGCCAGAACCTGCGAATGATCCTGCTGCCTCAGGCCTTTCGCGCGGTGCTCATCCCATTGGGATCGGTCCTCATCGCGTTGACGAAGAACACCACCATCGCCTCGGCGATTGGCGTGGCCGAGGCCGCGCTGCTCATGAAGGAGATGATTGAGAACACCGCTGCGCTACTGGCGATCGGCACCATATTCGCGCTGGGCTTCGTGGTGCTGACGCTGCCGCTCGGCTTGTTCTTCGGTTGGCTGGGCAAGCGACTCGCGGTGGTGCGGTAA
- a CDS encoding amino acid ABC transporter permease — translation MSGSVLFDAPGPRARVRNRLITVVTVVLAALVAWVVYGRLESKGQLTSAKWEPFLTSNLWTTYVLPGVQGTLTAAAVSIVLALILGLLLGVGRLSTHRPLSWACAIFVEFFRAVPVLIMMIFAYFLFALYDVFPSKYLALAGVITGLTLYNAAVIAEIVRAGINALPRGQSEAASALGLRWGQTMRSIMLPQAITSMLPVLVSQMVVVLKDTAIGYQITFVEMVRQGTVVGAAYGNYVPALIVIALLMISLNFALSALATRLERRMRRSRRGPAPLEIEAVEQEGAPGAKAV, via the coding sequence ATGAGCGGATCAGTCCTCTTCGATGCGCCCGGCCCGCGCGCCAGGGTGCGCAACCGGCTCATCACCGTGGTCACGGTCGTGCTCGCGGCGCTTGTTGCCTGGGTGGTCTACGGGCGACTGGAGAGCAAGGGCCAACTCACCAGCGCCAAGTGGGAGCCGTTCCTCACGTCGAACCTGTGGACCACCTACGTGCTGCCGGGTGTGCAGGGCACGCTGACGGCCGCTGCCGTGTCGATCGTGCTAGCGCTGATCCTTGGGCTTCTGCTCGGTGTCGGCCGGCTGTCCACGCACAGACCACTGAGTTGGGCGTGCGCGATTTTCGTGGAGTTCTTCCGCGCGGTGCCGGTGCTGATCATGATGATCTTCGCGTACTTCCTGTTCGCCCTGTACGACGTCTTCCCGTCCAAGTACCTCGCACTGGCCGGCGTCATCACCGGTCTGACGCTGTACAACGCCGCGGTGATCGCCGAGATCGTCCGCGCCGGTATCAACGCGCTGCCGCGCGGCCAGTCCGAGGCCGCATCGGCCCTTGGTCTGCGCTGGGGTCAGACCATGCGGTCGATCATGCTGCCGCAGGCCATCACGTCGATGCTGCCGGTGCTGGTATCGCAGATGGTCGTGGTCCTCAAGGACACCGCCATCGGCTACCAGATCACGTTCGTCGAGATGGTCCGACAGGGCACGGTCGTCGGGGCCGCGTACGGCAATTACGTCCCTGCCCTGATCGTCATCGCGCTGTTGATGATCAGCCTCAACTTCGCGTTGTCGGCACTGGCGACACGGCTGGAACGCCGGATGCGCCGGTCCCGGCGTGGACCGGCCCCACTCGAGATCGAGGCCGTCGAACAGGAGGGCGCGCCCGGCGCCAAGGCGGTTTAG
- a CDS encoding carboxymuconolactone decarboxylase family protein: protein MEPRINLFTNELGIKFVKRFANLGQVIEQSPLPKATQELVSLRASQINGCGWCIDMHTKEAAAAGESATRLNLVAAWRESSVFTEAEAAALALAEEGTRLADTGTGVSDETWTQVNKHYDDDQIVALVALVAMINAANRLAVIVQQKGGSYEAGMLAASR from the coding sequence ATGGAACCCCGGATCAACCTGTTCACCAACGAGCTCGGCATCAAGTTCGTCAAGCGATTCGCCAACCTCGGGCAGGTGATCGAACAGTCGCCGCTGCCCAAGGCCACCCAGGAGCTGGTGAGTCTGCGCGCCAGCCAGATCAACGGCTGCGGCTGGTGCATCGACATGCACACCAAGGAGGCCGCGGCCGCCGGTGAGTCCGCGACCCGGCTCAACCTGGTCGCCGCCTGGCGCGAGTCCAGTGTGTTCACCGAGGCCGAGGCGGCCGCGCTGGCGCTAGCCGAGGAGGGCACCCGGCTGGCCGACACCGGCACCGGCGTGTCCGACGAGACGTGGACCCAGGTGAACAAGCACTACGACGATGACCAGATCGTTGCCCTGGTCGCCCTGGTGGCGATGATCAATGCGGCGAACCGGCTCGCCGTGATCGTGCAACAGAAGGGTGGCTCGTACGAGGCCGGAATGCTGGCGGCGTCGCGCTAG
- a CDS encoding RNA polymerase sigma-70 factor, whose product MPDTPPPADPATEVFLTHRNLLFTAAYELLGSASDAEDVLQETWLRWVDVDLDQVRNQRAYLVQIATRQALGRLRTLSRRRESYVGSWLPEPLLTTPDVAEDVELADSVSMAMLLVLETLTPTERAVFLLRDVFALEYDEIADAVDKTPAAVRQIAHRARSHVASRRPRGIVSAAESRDALGAFQRAIETGDLQGLVDILAPDVVLLSDGGGVKQAVLRPIVGSDKVARLLTAGIPRIAGQMSLEPVQINGGPALLIRLDGEIDDIVAVRIDDGLITGLYIVRNPHKLTYLHSETALRR is encoded by the coding sequence ATGCCGGACACGCCACCGCCCGCAGACCCAGCCACCGAGGTGTTCCTCACTCACCGAAACCTGCTCTTCACCGCCGCCTACGAGCTGCTCGGCTCGGCGTCGGACGCCGAGGACGTCCTGCAGGAGACCTGGCTGCGGTGGGTCGACGTCGATCTGGACCAGGTGCGCAATCAGCGCGCCTATCTTGTCCAGATCGCCACCCGTCAGGCTCTGGGCAGGTTGCGGACGCTGAGCCGTCGCAGGGAGTCCTACGTCGGGTCCTGGCTGCCCGAGCCGCTGCTGACCACACCCGACGTGGCCGAGGACGTCGAGCTGGCCGACAGCGTCTCGATGGCGATGCTGCTGGTGCTCGAGACGCTGACCCCGACCGAGCGAGCGGTGTTCCTGCTGCGCGACGTGTTCGCGCTGGAATACGACGAGATCGCCGACGCCGTCGACAAGACTCCGGCTGCGGTCCGTCAGATCGCCCACCGGGCACGATCACACGTCGCGTCCCGCCGACCCCGCGGCATCGTGTCGGCGGCCGAGTCCCGGGATGCACTCGGGGCGTTCCAACGGGCCATCGAGACAGGCGATCTGCAGGGCCTGGTCGACATCCTGGCGCCCGATGTCGTGCTACTCAGCGACGGAGGCGGTGTGAAGCAGGCCGTGCTGCGTCCCATCGTGGGGTCCGACAAGGTGGCGCGCCTGCTGACTGCCGGCATCCCGAGGATCGCCGGCCAGATGTCACTCGAGCCGGTGCAGATCAACGGCGGTCCGGCACTGCTCATCCGGCTCGACGGAGAGATCGACGACATCGTGGCCGTGCGGATCGACGACGGCCTCATCACGGGGCTCTACATCGTGCGCAACCCGCACAAGCTCACCTACCTGCACAGCGAGACCGCTCTGCGCCGTTGA
- the recX gene encoding recombination regulator RecX encodes MKSFPPPSTSESNRTSESNRTSESNDQGVAPVSAASREEQARAVCLRLLTARARTRAELAGQLTKRGYPDDVSDRVLGRLAVVGLIDDEDFAEQWVRSRRMNAGKGKRALAAELRTKGVDDEVIAAALADIDAGAERQRAEELVTDKLRRERLTDEADDVKVMRRLVGMLARRGYGQSMAFDVVKVALAAERERRRV; translated from the coding sequence ATGAAGTCCTTCCCGCCCCCGTCGACTTCTGAGTCCAACAGGACTTCTGAGTCGAACAGGACTTCTGAGTCCAACGACCAAGGGGTCGCCCCCGTTTCGGCGGCCTCACGCGAGGAGCAGGCGCGGGCGGTCTGCCTGCGCCTGCTCACCGCGCGGGCACGCACCAGGGCCGAGTTGGCCGGACAGCTCACCAAGCGGGGTTACCCCGACGACGTGAGTGATCGGGTGCTGGGCCGGTTGGCCGTTGTCGGACTCATCGATGACGAGGACTTCGCCGAGCAGTGGGTCCGTTCGCGGCGGATGAACGCGGGAAAGGGCAAGCGCGCCTTGGCTGCCGAATTGCGCACCAAGGGTGTCGATGACGAGGTCATCGCCGCGGCGCTGGCCGATATCGATGCGGGTGCCGAGCGTCAGCGGGCCGAGGAGCTGGTCACCGACAAGTTGCGCCGGGAACGGCTCACCGACGAGGCCGACGACGTGAAGGTGATGCGGCGTCTGGTCGGGATGCTGGCCCGTCGTGGCTACGGTCAGTCGATGGCCTTCGACGTGGTCAAGGTGGCATTGGCGGCCGAGCGGGAGCGTCGGCGCGTCTAA
- the recA gene encoding recombinase RecA, with translation MAQAPDREKALELALAQIEKSHGKGSVMRLGEEVRQPISVIPTGSIALDVALGIGGLPRGRVVEIYGPESSGKTTVALHAVANAQAAGGIAAFIDAEHALDPDYAKKLGVDTDALLVSQPDTGEQALEIADMLIRSGALDILVIDSVAALVPRAEIEGEMGDSHVGLQARLMSQALRKITGALSNSNTTAIFINQLREKIGVMFGSPETTTGGKALKFYASIRLDVRRIETLKDGTDAVGNRTRCKIVKNKMAPPFKQAEFDILYGKGISKEGSLIDMGVEHGFVRKSGSWFTYEGEQLGQGKENARNFLLQNPDTAVEIEKKIKEKLGIGAVVTDDVSADEVLPAPVDF, from the coding sequence ATGGCGCAAGCCCCCGACCGCGAGAAGGCTCTCGAGCTGGCTCTCGCACAGATTGAGAAGAGTCACGGCAAGGGTTCGGTGATGCGGCTTGGTGAAGAGGTTCGCCAGCCGATCTCGGTTATCCCGACCGGGTCGATCGCCCTCGACGTGGCGCTGGGTATCGGGGGGCTGCCGCGTGGCCGAGTCGTCGAGATCTACGGACCGGAGTCCTCGGGCAAGACCACCGTCGCACTGCACGCGGTCGCCAATGCGCAGGCCGCCGGCGGCATCGCAGCGTTCATCGACGCCGAGCACGCACTGGATCCCGACTACGCCAAGAAGCTCGGCGTGGACACCGATGCGCTGCTGGTCTCACAGCCGGACACCGGTGAGCAGGCGCTTGAGATCGCCGACATGCTGATCCGTTCGGGCGCGCTGGACATCCTGGTCATCGACTCGGTGGCCGCGTTGGTTCCGCGGGCGGAGATCGAGGGCGAGATGGGCGACAGCCACGTCGGTCTGCAGGCGCGGTTGATGAGCCAGGCGCTGCGCAAGATCACCGGTGCCCTGAGCAACTCGAATACCACCGCGATCTTCATCAACCAGCTCCGCGAGAAGATCGGCGTCATGTTCGGCTCGCCCGAAACGACAACGGGTGGAAAGGCATTGAAGTTCTACGCCTCCATTCGCCTTGACGTGCGTCGTATCGAGACGCTCAAGGACGGCACCGACGCGGTGGGCAACCGCACCCGTTGCAAGATCGTCAAGAACAAGATGGCCCCGCCGTTCAAGCAGGCCGAGTTCGACATCCTCTACGGCAAGGGCATCTCCAAGGAGGGCTCGCTCATCGACATGGGTGTCGAGCATGGCTTCGTCCGCAAGTCCGGCTCCTGGTTCACCTACGAGGGTGAGCAGCTGGGACAGGGCAAGGAGAACGCCAGGAACTTCCTGCTCCAGAACCCCGACACCGCCGTCGAGATCGAGAAGAAGATCAAGGAGAAGCTCGGCATCGGAGCCGTGGTCACCGACGATGTCAGTGCTGATGAAGTCCTTCCCGCCCCCGTCGACTTCTGA
- a CDS encoding hydrogenase maturation nickel metallochaperone HypA has translation MHEMALTQSLVEAVCEHAAGRRVHSVKLEVGALCAVVPDAMTFCFELAVEGTVADGARLDLDICPGTAHCRGCGGDLELTDLILLCPCGSADLEVLTGRDLRILSMEVS, from the coding sequence ATGCACGAGATGGCGCTAACGCAGAGTCTTGTCGAAGCGGTGTGCGAGCACGCCGCCGGTCGCCGCGTCCACAGCGTGAAGCTGGAGGTCGGGGCGCTGTGCGCCGTCGTACCGGATGCCATGACGTTCTGCTTCGAACTCGCCGTCGAGGGCACCGTCGCCGACGGTGCCCGCCTCGACCTCGACATCTGCCCCGGGACCGCCCACTGCCGCGGCTGCGGCGGCGACCTCGAACTGACCGATCTGATTCTGTTGTGCCCCTGCGGCAGCGCCGATCTCGAGGTGCTGACCGGACGGGATCTGCGAATTCTCTCGATGGAAGTGAGCTGA
- the hypB gene encoding hydrogenase nickel incorporation protein HypB — MCATCGCGEDAATVTLAGETHTHPHSHTHEHPHSHSHQAERQTITLEHRVLAKNDHLAEHNRQWLAERDILALNLTSSPGAGKTTLLERTIAEWDNRRPVAVIEGDQQTLLDAERIRATGCRAVQVNTGAGCHLDADMVGRALDALDPEPGTLLFIENVGNLVCPALFDLGERAMVVVISVTEGADKPLKYPHMFAAASLVVINKIDLLPYVDFDLDICAANARSVNPHVQTMPVSATTGQGIEPWLQWIAHSATTRI, encoded by the coding sequence ATGTGCGCAACCTGCGGCTGCGGTGAGGACGCGGCGACCGTCACGCTCGCCGGCGAGACCCACACGCACCCCCATTCCCACACCCACGAACACCCACACTCGCACTCGCACCAGGCGGAGCGACAGACCATCACTCTCGAACACAGGGTTCTGGCAAAGAACGATCACCTCGCGGAGCACAACCGTCAGTGGCTCGCCGAACGTGACATCCTGGCCCTCAACCTGACGAGTTCGCCGGGTGCCGGTAAGACCACACTGCTGGAACGCACCATCGCCGAGTGGGACAACCGACGACCCGTGGCCGTCATCGAGGGTGACCAACAGACGCTGCTCGACGCCGAACGGATCCGGGCCACCGGATGCCGGGCCGTCCAGGTCAACACCGGCGCGGGATGTCACCTTGACGCGGACATGGTCGGACGCGCACTCGACGCACTCGATCCCGAACCCGGCACACTGCTGTTCATCGAGAACGTCGGAAACCTGGTATGCCCAGCACTTTTCGACCTCGGCGAACGCGCCATGGTGGTCGTCATCTCAGTCACCGAGGGTGCGGACAAGCCGCTGAAGTATCCGCACATGTTCGCGGCGGCCTCGCTGGTCGTGATCAACAAGATCGACCTGCTGCCCTACGTCGACTTCGACCTCGACATCTGCGCGGCCAACGCGAGGTCTGTCAACCCCCATGTGCAAACCATGCCGGTATCCGCCACGACGGGACAGGGCATCGAACCCTGGCTGCAGTGGATCGCCCACTCAGCCACGACGCGTATCTGA
- a CDS encoding hydrogenase expression protein HypE produces MPTEAAKKAEQTLIHVLWINAGLSCDGDSVALTGATQPSIEEIALGALPGLPQVAVHWPLIDFECGPAGGADDFLEWFFKADRGELEPFVLVVEGSIPNENLHREGYWCGFGNDPATNQPITTSEWLDRLAPKATAIVAVGTCATYGGIHAMAGNPTGAMGVPDYLGWDWKSKADIPIVCVPGCPIQGDNLSETLTYLLYMATGQAPMIPLDDALRPQWLFGMTVHEGCDRAGYYEQGDFATEYGSPKCIVKLGCWGPVVKCNVPKRGWINGVGGCPNVGGICIGCTMPGFPDKFMPFMDEPPGGMISSTASGMYGSVIRPLRRITRRTLDKEPRWRHPGKELTTGAKRTW; encoded by the coding sequence ATGCCTACAGAAGCTGCCAAGAAAGCGGAACAGACACTGATCCACGTTCTGTGGATCAACGCCGGCCTGAGCTGTGACGGCGATTCCGTGGCATTGACAGGCGCCACCCAACCAAGCATCGAGGAGATCGCGCTCGGAGCGCTACCCGGCTTGCCTCAAGTCGCGGTGCACTGGCCGCTCATCGATTTCGAGTGCGGACCGGCGGGCGGTGCGGACGACTTCCTCGAATGGTTCTTCAAAGCCGATCGCGGCGAGTTGGAGCCGTTCGTACTGGTGGTCGAGGGGTCCATCCCCAACGAGAATCTGCACAGGGAGGGGTACTGGTGCGGGTTCGGCAACGACCCCGCGACCAATCAGCCGATCACCACCAGTGAGTGGCTTGACCGGCTAGCGCCGAAGGCCACCGCCATCGTCGCCGTCGGCACGTGCGCGACGTACGGCGGTATCCACGCGATGGCGGGCAACCCGACCGGCGCGATGGGCGTGCCGGACTACCTCGGCTGGGACTGGAAGAGCAAGGCCGACATCCCGATCGTCTGCGTGCCCGGCTGCCCCATCCAGGGCGACAACCTGTCCGAGACACTGACCTACCTGCTCTACATGGCCACCGGTCAGGCGCCGATGATCCCGCTCGACGACGCGCTGCGACCGCAGTGGCTGTTCGGCATGACCGTGCACGAGGGGTGCGACCGGGCTGGCTACTACGAACAAGGCGATTTCGCGACCGAGTACGGATCGCCGAAATGCATTGTGAAGCTTGGCTGCTGGGGTCCGGTCGTCAAGTGCAACGTGCCGAAGCGGGGTTGGATCAACGGCGTCGGCGGCTGCCCGAACGTCGGCGGAATCTGCATCGGGTGCACCATGCCCGGCTTCCCCGACAAGTTCATGCCCTTCATGGATGAGCCGCCCGGCGGCATGATCTCGTCGACCGCGTCGGGTATGTACGGATCGGTGATCCGTCCGCTGCGCAGGATCACCAGGCGCACTCTCGACAAAGAGCCGAGGTGGCGCCATCCGGGCAAGGAACTGACCACCGGAGCGAAGCGCACCTGGTAG
- a CDS encoding nickel-dependent hydrogenase large subunit — MTTTVPGPQHTKKDPSTLVDMSWDPITRIVGSLGIYTKIDFENREVAECHSTSSIFRGYSIFMKGKDPRDAHFITSRICGICGDNHATCSCYTQNMAYGVKPPNLGEWIVNLGEAAEYMFDHNIFQENLVGVDYCEKMVSETNPGVLAKAENTLAPHSDAHGYRTIADIMRALNPFTGEFYREALVVSRWTREMFCLMEGRHVHPSTLYPGGVGTVATIQLMTDYITRLMRYVEFMKKVVPMHDDLFDFFYEALPGYEKVGLRRTLLGCWGSFQDPEYCNFSYKDMEMWGNKMFVTPGVVVDGKLVTHSLVDINLGLRIMLGSSYYDDWTDQEMFVTTDPLGNPVDRRHPWNQHTNPKPQKRDLDDKYSWVMSPRWFDGKDHLALDTGGGPLARLWSTALAGLVNADGYVVSTGHSVQINLPKTALKGPVELEWKIPQHGSNTIERNRARTYFQAYAAACALHFAEQALIEIRAGRTKTWEKFTVPERAIGCGFTEAVRGVLSHHMVIRDGKIANYHPYPPTPWNASPRDSYGTPGPYEDAVQGQPIFEENDRDNFKGIDIMRTVRSFDPCLPCGVHMYLGAGKTLEKLHSPTQSVTGE, encoded by the coding sequence ATGACAACCACAGTTCCGGGACCCCAGCACACCAAGAAGGATCCGAGCACGCTGGTCGACATGTCCTGGGATCCGATCACCCGCATCGTTGGCAGCCTTGGCATCTACACCAAGATCGACTTCGAGAACCGTGAGGTGGCGGAGTGCCACAGCACATCGTCCATCTTCCGCGGCTACTCGATCTTCATGAAGGGCAAGGATCCCCGCGACGCGCACTTCATCACCAGTCGGATCTGCGGGATCTGCGGTGACAACCACGCCACCTGCTCGTGCTACACGCAGAACATGGCCTACGGAGTCAAGCCGCCCAACCTGGGCGAGTGGATCGTCAACCTGGGCGAGGCCGCCGAGTACATGTTCGACCACAACATCTTTCAAGAGAATCTGGTCGGCGTGGACTACTGCGAGAAGATGGTCTCCGAGACCAACCCGGGGGTGCTGGCCAAGGCCGAGAACACGCTGGCCCCGCACTCCGATGCACACGGCTACCGCACCATCGCCGACATCATGCGGGCGCTGAACCCGTTCACCGGCGAGTTCTACCGCGAGGCACTGGTCGTCAGCCGGTGGACGCGCGAGATGTTCTGCCTGATGGAGGGCAGGCACGTTCACCCCTCGACGCTGTATCCGGGCGGTGTGGGCACCGTGGCGACCATTCAGCTGATGACCGACTACATCACCCGGCTGATGCGCTACGTCGAGTTCATGAAGAAGGTCGTCCCGATGCACGACGATCTCTTCGACTTCTTCTACGAGGCGCTACCCGGTTACGAGAAGGTCGGCCTGCGACGCACACTTCTCGGTTGCTGGGGTTCCTTCCAGGATCCGGAGTACTGCAACTTCTCCTACAAGGACATGGAGATGTGGGGTAACAAGATGTTCGTCACGCCGGGTGTGGTGGTGGACGGCAAGCTGGTCACCCACTCCCTGGTGGACATCAACCTCGGACTCCGAATTATGTTGGGCAGCAGCTACTACGACGACTGGACCGACCAGGAGATGTTCGTCACGACCGATCCGCTGGGCAACCCGGTCGATCGGCGCCATCCGTGGAATCAGCACACCAACCCCAAACCGCAGAAGCGCGATCTCGACGACAAGTACAGCTGGGTGATGTCACCGCGCTGGTTCGACGGCAAGGACCATCTGGCGCTCGATACCGGTGGCGGTCCGCTGGCGCGGTTGTGGAGCACAGCACTCGCCGGACTCGTCAACGCCGATGGATACGTCGTGTCCACCGGGCACAGCGTGCAGATCAACCTGCCCAAGACCGCGCTCAAGGGTCCCGTCGAGCTCGAGTGGAAGATCCCGCAGCACGGCAGCAACACCATCGAGCGAAACCGGGCACGTACCTACTTCCAGGCCTACGCCGCGGCGTGCGCATTGCACTTCGCCGAGCAGGCGCTGATCGAGATCAGGGCAGGCCGCACCAAGACGTGGGAGAAGTTCACGGTGCCGGAAAGGGCCATCGGATGTGGTTTCACCGAGGCCGTGCGCGGCGTGCTCAGTCACCACATGGTGATCCGGGACGGCAAGATCGCGAACTACCATCCCTATCCCCCCACCCCGTGGAACGCGAGCCCACGCGACAGCTACGGAACCCCTGGACCGTATGAGGACGCCGTCCAGGGTCAACCGATCTTCGAGGAGAACGATCGGGACAACTTCAAGGGCATCGATATCATGCGGACGGTTCGCAGCTTCGATCCGTGCCTTCCCTGCGGGGTGCACATGTACCTCGGTGCGGGCAAGACGCTGGAGAAACTGCACTCTCCGACCCAGTCCGTCACTGGGGAGTAA